The Acipenser ruthenus chromosome 26, fAciRut3.2 maternal haplotype, whole genome shotgun sequence genomic sequence CGACAGGCTGCAGAAACTCAGTTCTCTCGGTCTGTTttagaagtgaaaaaaaaaccctgtccaACCAGTCAACAGCCTGTACATTTGTGCTTGCTCGTTGCTGATGTAGTTCCATTGAGAGTTTACAGAGCAGGTTTTTTCTGTATAGCGTATTAGAGTGGGCCTCTCAAGAGAGGGTATTTCATAGCAGTTACACTATATAGCGTCCGTCAGGAAGTGATTCCTACAGACTTATGCGCCTTGTCGCTGAAGATCAGGCGTGGCCAGAGTTGGCTTTTCCatgcctggtctttgttccagccctgttctaaatggtttaatttaaccaatgaaacctccatccagaccctgatgTAGTGAATTCTCTCATGTTACccgttaaacctggagtggaatagccctccaggaccgggattggaacCCCCTGCTCTAGACATGTAGCTGCGTGTGGAAAGCAAGCCCTCTGCTGGTCAGTGATGGTGTTGTTCTCATGCAGTGTGATCCGTCACCGGGACGTGCGCGCCTGTCACTACGGCGTGATAGACAAGTTCCGGCTGCAGGTGTCGGAGCAGAGCCAGCGCAAGGCCCTGGGGCGGAAGGAGGTGATCGCTACTCTGCTGCCCTCCACACAGGAGCCCCGGCAgcacaaacagcagcagcagcagcaggaggaggagaagaggatcAAAGAGCACCTGGCAGAGAGCGTCTTCTTTGAGCAAGCGTCCTTCCAGCAAGGTAATACCACAGCCAGCCACCAGGGGGCACGCTTAGAGTCACACTTTAAGAACAATCAATTATACAAACcggattaaaaaagaaataaataaataatgttctttaaaaataagTGTAAAGCAACAAAGCTACCCTTTATAATTCAAGCATATCATCTGGCCTTTTAATGCTGCACTACCGATTTTCACTCTAGTTCAAACCTTCAGTTTGGTGCAGTGAAGCAGCTCAGTCCCCTTTGCTCCTTCACAGTCTCCAGCTCGCTACGTTGGAAAGCTGTGCCTTGATTTATTCACCGACTCCCCTGTTCGGTTCTGTGCGTGTCATGTTTCTCTGTCATTTCATTTCCTTACGCGCAGGTCTATCAGTGCCTTTCAGTGGGTGCTTGtccagcattgccctggtggcTGTAACCCCAAAGCTGTCCGTTTCCCTCCCTCTCTAGAAAGCAGAGCAGCCACTGCAGGGCCCAGCCTCCTCACCGTGTTCCTGGGCCTGGTGTGTGTGGCCGCACTCATGCTGCCCACACTGGGTGAACTCGAGTCCAGAGTGCCTGTCTACCTCCATTTAAGTGTTAACAAGAAACTGGTAGCTGCTTATGTATTAGGTGAGTACCAGCCACACCGAGAGCAGAGGAGGGtgatggaaaaaaacaaaatgactcACTGCGGGGGCTCCGGAGCTCTCTTTACATCTCCACTGATCGGTGTTTATACAGAGGGAGGAACACACAAGAGCAGATCAGCGCTGTGGTTAACCCATTATCTACCAAATTCATTTTCCTTTGAAAACAAGAtcacaacacaagctgtattaattacatttagaCTTCACTTTCACGATTAACAAAATGAGAGCAAGTTATCATAAGAGTATAGAGAAATTTAAAAAACAGGAAGATGTCAGTTAAAAATCTTCCAAAGAGTTACAAAGCCGCCTGTCCTCCAATGAGAACAATGGCCCTTAATGGGTTCCTTCTTTCAGATTGAGGCTATGACTTCTTTAGTAGATTACTAGAAATATTGTCAGGAAAACTCGTTTtgattgtgtgtatttatttcacgCAGGTCTCGTCACAATGGTTGTTCTTCGGACATGAAGTGCCCCGGGTTCTAGTAACCTTGTGAATGGATTTGGGAGGAGCGCACTGCAGACACGCGGAGTGGAAACTGACCGGGGAGTGGGGCGGGGCGGGGAAGtcatttcataataaatcacgtGTTTAAACTGTTACAGCGACACAGAGAAGGGAATGCATCACGCGACGTTCTAGCAGGACGGGCTGAGAGCACAGTGCTTCTCCAAGCAGGGGGCTGtccggggagagggaggggggtccCGATTCAGAGACAACGCTGCAGGGTTTTCTATAGAAAAACTGAAACATTTTATTAAAGTGTCATTCAAATCTAACCCCTTGCCTGCCTCCTTGTTATTTTTTGGTTGCCCCGTTTCCATTAACAGGGCAACAGCACCCCACCCTGATAAAGTCCCAGCTTCTTTCTTTAAACACACTTGATCTGCACATCAGTAACCTCCTTATATGCTTGGAGCCTATTAACAGATTCATGGACCACAGCAACAGCTTTAAAACATCGCAGGAGGGGCGATTCCAGGATGTTTCTGAGATCAAATATTGTTTTTTAGACATAAAACTCCTCTGGATAAGTGGCAGTGGATGAAGCTCGCTCCAGCTCAGGGATTGGCTGAAAGCTGGTTGCCAAGGGAGACAGTGTTCTGTTGTTGTGTCTGTGCGTACCTTCTGATGGTGTGAAGGGAGGTCTGCTCCCTCACTGTGGTACAGAGTGGTCACAAAGCCAGCATTGTTAGGATGCGCTGGATTAGGGATTGCACCGCTTCCAGCACTCTTCATCTACAGGGAGCTGCTCTCCATGAAACCCTCCCCTCTCCCAGGAGTGAAGCATCCATTACACACTGTGCTTTTTATAGGGGGATTTGTCTttgctgca encodes the following:
- the LOC117430834 gene encoding motile sperm domain-containing protein 1-like; the encoded protein is MQQHRRQPELVEGSLPVFVFPTELLFYADDQASHKQVLTLYNPYEFALKFKVLCTAPNKYAVVDSAGAVKPQCCVDIVIRHRDVRACHYGVIDKFRLQVSEQSQRKALGRKEVIATLLPSTQEPRQHKQQQQQQEEEKRIKEHLAESVFFEQASFQQESRAATAGPSLLTVFLGLVCVAALMLPTLGELESRVPVYLHLSVNKKLVAAYVLGLVTMVVLRT